One genomic region from Arthrobacter sp. FB24 encodes:
- a CDS encoding DUF6984 family protein: protein MTSRPLLPGEILIMRTLLDHAYEPRWKAINVESLRVSDMDDGGMGSLLFETTKPDRMFGRTLSEGWFKDEDGFPVMLCLNLDKEDDIFELDSWKVDFSPRLRLPQSQAEILSGLAKMD, encoded by the coding sequence ATGACCAGCCGACCACTCCTTCCGGGCGAAATCCTGATAATGCGGACGTTGCTCGATCACGCATACGAGCCGAGGTGGAAGGCAATCAACGTCGAATCGCTTCGTGTCTCCGACATGGACGACGGAGGCATGGGCAGCCTCCTATTCGAAACCACAAAGCCAGACCGCATGTTTGGCCGGACACTTTCGGAGGGCTGGTTCAAGGATGAAGACGGCTTCCCGGTGATGCTCTGCCTCAACCTGGATAAGGAAGATGACATCTTCGAGCTCGATAGCTGGAAGGTCGATTTCTCGCCAAGACTCCGACTCCCTCAAAGCCAAGCGGAAATATTATCGGGGCTAGCGAAGATGGATTAG
- a CDS encoding tyrosine-type recombinase/integrase, whose translation MTTPPINKIQTARRSWNDHTPPPQEQQPPALPPIPSGPLTSASIEDIINCLEDCSPYWPQVHEHRARIRRLLGHLRQLPGETWQDRWALFEGQVGHDALTWRLRIAGGSSKDTKNRNEVEGLNAAMGPLLALDVMRPSHRWLAGQRFAFWKALSRFRDPAHTAELENALVHAKASPAQATSGILTLGRIQAHTGKSIRQLTAEDILDLTTQLPGKLIDVSRSGLTAVWPVLHGLGWIRNDSGTMPTRLRVGPKTVDEMVDYYGITGPCREPLIRYLQVRSAGLDYASLSALGRHLAGLFFADIIKHYPDQRSFALTPEQAAGWKARVKVKADGSPRREVYSVFFSVRAFYLDISQWALEDAFWAQWVAPSPVTFAETRGYVKHRRATIATMQQRTRELAPVLPRLVEAAEQALRAAEATLADAKMAGAGQTIDMDGEAWEVFQSSEYAHVRIRRNGKDRDLSLEEDNAFWTWALVETLRHTGARIEEVLELVHMSIQPYKVPGTGETIPLLHFAPSKTDTERLMVAGPELVHVLYRVLSRIAKDTGGAPLTQRWDSAEKVLSSPLPHLFVRRRGAGPPNVMTTATVSTLLNDLARRAHIKVSGAEVRFTPHDFRRIFATEALASGLPPHIVQVLMGHASLATTQGYAAIYPRDVIRHHRTFIEKRRVIRPTEEYREPTAAEWDEFEAHFVQRKLSLGSCGRAYGTGCQHEHACLRCALLRPDPAQIDRLQEIIDNLEERIAEAEQHGWLGDVEGLRVTLNSAELKLAQMYKLQSRNDGEVVGLGIPQVRNEGKTKGPPSFLTRIST comes from the coding sequence GTGACAACTCCGCCCATCAACAAGATCCAGACCGCACGACGAAGCTGGAATGACCACACGCCGCCACCACAGGAACAACAACCGCCTGCACTGCCGCCCATCCCTTCTGGACCGCTGACCAGCGCCAGCATTGAGGACATCATCAACTGTCTTGAGGACTGCAGCCCGTACTGGCCGCAGGTGCATGAGCACAGGGCGCGCATTCGGCGCTTACTCGGTCATTTGAGGCAGTTGCCGGGTGAAACCTGGCAGGACCGCTGGGCGCTGTTCGAGGGCCAGGTCGGGCATGACGCTCTGACGTGGCGGCTCAGAATAGCCGGCGGTTCAAGCAAGGACACGAAGAATCGCAACGAGGTCGAAGGGCTCAATGCGGCGATGGGACCGCTGCTGGCTCTGGACGTCATGCGCCCGTCCCACCGGTGGCTCGCGGGTCAGCGCTTTGCCTTCTGGAAAGCACTCAGCCGGTTCCGGGATCCCGCCCACACAGCTGAACTCGAAAACGCCCTCGTTCATGCGAAGGCTTCACCGGCCCAGGCCACTAGCGGGATCCTCACCTTAGGTCGCATTCAGGCCCATACAGGAAAATCGATCCGCCAGCTCACAGCCGAAGACATCCTCGACCTGACTACCCAGCTTCCCGGGAAGCTGATCGACGTCAGCCGCAGCGGGCTGACCGCCGTATGGCCCGTGCTGCACGGGCTGGGATGGATCAGAAACGATTCCGGGACCATGCCCACACGGCTCCGCGTCGGACCGAAAACGGTGGATGAGATGGTCGACTACTACGGCATCACCGGCCCCTGCCGGGAACCACTCATCCGCTATCTTCAAGTCCGGTCGGCTGGCCTCGACTACGCCTCGCTCAGTGCCTTGGGCAGGCATCTGGCCGGCCTCTTCTTCGCCGACATCATCAAGCACTACCCTGACCAGCGCAGCTTCGCACTGACTCCGGAGCAGGCTGCTGGTTGGAAAGCCAGAGTCAAGGTCAAGGCCGACGGCTCGCCGCGCCGGGAAGTTTACAGCGTCTTCTTCTCCGTCCGGGCGTTCTATCTCGACATCAGCCAATGGGCACTCGAAGATGCCTTCTGGGCGCAATGGGTCGCCCCAAGCCCCGTAACCTTCGCCGAAACCCGCGGTTACGTGAAGCACCGGCGCGCCACCATCGCAACGATGCAACAGCGCACCCGTGAACTGGCTCCCGTGTTGCCCCGTCTGGTGGAGGCTGCCGAACAGGCCCTCCGCGCAGCAGAAGCAACCCTGGCGGATGCCAAGATGGCCGGCGCCGGCCAAACTATCGACATGGACGGCGAGGCTTGGGAAGTCTTCCAGAGCAGTGAATATGCGCATGTGCGGATTCGGCGCAATGGAAAGGACCGGGACCTTTCACTTGAAGAGGACAACGCCTTCTGGACTTGGGCGCTTGTTGAGACACTTCGACACACCGGTGCACGGATCGAAGAAGTCCTCGAGCTGGTGCACATGAGCATCCAGCCCTATAAGGTTCCAGGGACCGGGGAAACCATACCGCTGCTGCACTTCGCTCCGAGCAAGACCGACACAGAGCGTCTGATGGTGGCAGGCCCCGAGCTCGTGCACGTGCTCTACCGAGTGCTTTCTCGTATCGCCAAAGACACAGGCGGTGCACCCCTGACACAGCGATGGGACTCAGCTGAGAAAGTGCTGAGCTCACCTCTTCCGCACCTGTTCGTCCGCCGCCGTGGCGCCGGACCGCCGAACGTGATGACGACGGCCACCGTCTCCACGCTGCTCAATGACTTGGCGCGACGCGCGCATATCAAGGTCAGCGGTGCCGAGGTGAGGTTCACCCCGCACGATTTCCGTCGCATCTTCGCGACCGAGGCACTTGCCAGCGGCTTGCCTCCACACATCGTGCAGGTGCTGATGGGGCATGCCAGTCTGGCGACGACCCAGGGATACGCGGCGATTTATCCGAGGGACGTCATCCGGCACCACCGCACCTTCATCGAAAAGCGACGGGTCATTCGGCCCACCGAGGAATACCGCGAACCAACCGCCGCTGAGTGGGACGAATTCGAAGCTCATTTCGTGCAGCGCAAACTCAGCCTGGGCAGCTGCGGACGCGCTTACGGCACCGGCTGTCAACATGAACACGCCTGCCTGCGCTGCGCGCTCCTCCGACCCGACCCAGCCCAAATCGATCGGCTTCAGGAAATCATCGACAACCTCGAAGAGCGCATCGCCGAAGCCGAACAACACGGCTGGCTCGGCGACGTCGAAGGCCTCCGCGTCACTCTCAATAGCGCCGAACTAAAGCTCGCCCAAATGTATAAGCTTCAAAGCCGAAACGACGGGGAAGTCGTGGGGCTCGGGATCCCACAAGTGCGGAACGAGGGGAAAACCAAGGGCCCGCCCAGTTTTCTTACTAGAATTTCGACATGA
- a CDS encoding tyrosine-type recombinase/integrase, with product MPSSVASGQISDQTWEEIRTEFTVPGLEQVRRRLSEVTEDPEPLMQQLVRDLFTGLSRWLTRVSPTWDEPCQRHALVMDLSDRSWDGHRAEGMTVANVGRVIPRSGVPGFVILDAVGEEFAPATEYLLELAATDRSPQTVRSYALSLLRFLRFLWAVGVSWEKATSLEARDFVLWARQAEKFVGNRNVPQRRGSRNLVTGKRHLGMRYSPSTINHTTTVCKEFYAFQLRMGEGPIVNPFELRRGRSHAHHDPQREFALVRRQPLRQREAHRVPRSIPDGKFNDLFRRLRSNRDRALVAFYVSSGARASELLGITGDRVNVGDQLIGVYRKGGQLQWLPAAPDAFVWLRLYQLEGGVAGPDEPVWLTLRGEPRPLSYEAMCAVLRRCNDLLGSNWTLHDLRHTFAIRALEGGMGLHEVQQLLGHQSLTTTTVYAVPRMEEVIEHYRAQLSSRTSPAADSSPAGQPYYPDELRVLWGNQ from the coding sequence ATGCCCTCATCTGTGGCGTCCGGACAGATCAGTGATCAGACCTGGGAAGAGATCAGGACAGAATTCACAGTGCCGGGCCTGGAACAGGTTCGCCGCCGGCTCTCCGAGGTCACGGAAGACCCCGAACCGCTAATGCAGCAGCTCGTCCGCGATCTGTTTACCGGACTAAGTCGATGGTTAACGCGCGTGTCGCCAACCTGGGACGAGCCCTGTCAGCGTCATGCTTTGGTCATGGATCTCTCGGATCGCAGTTGGGATGGGCATCGAGCGGAGGGAATGACTGTCGCGAACGTCGGGCGGGTGATTCCTCGCTCCGGTGTTCCGGGGTTCGTTATCCTCGACGCGGTGGGAGAGGAGTTCGCTCCTGCCACGGAGTATCTGCTTGAGCTGGCAGCGACGGACCGTTCGCCTCAGACGGTACGAAGCTATGCATTGTCGTTGCTTCGGTTCCTTCGATTTTTGTGGGCTGTCGGGGTCAGCTGGGAGAAGGCAACGTCCCTTGAAGCGCGTGACTTCGTGTTGTGGGCGCGCCAGGCCGAGAAGTTCGTCGGGAATCGTAACGTCCCGCAGCGGCGGGGGAGCCGGAACCTTGTCACGGGAAAGAGGCATCTCGGAATGCGTTACTCGCCCTCGACGATCAACCACACGACGACGGTGTGTAAGGAGTTTTACGCTTTCCAGCTTCGGATGGGAGAGGGGCCTATCGTGAATCCTTTCGAGCTGCGTCGTGGGCGATCCCATGCGCATCATGATCCTCAGCGGGAGTTTGCCCTGGTGCGGCGCCAGCCTTTGCGTCAGCGCGAGGCGCACCGGGTGCCCAGATCAATCCCGGATGGGAAGTTCAACGATCTGTTCCGGCGTTTGCGGTCCAACAGGGACCGGGCGTTGGTGGCGTTTTATGTCAGCAGCGGTGCGCGGGCGAGCGAGCTGCTCGGGATCACGGGCGACAGGGTCAACGTGGGTGACCAGCTGATCGGCGTTTACCGCAAAGGTGGCCAGCTGCAATGGTTACCCGCTGCTCCTGATGCTTTCGTATGGCTTCGGCTCTATCAGCTCGAAGGAGGCGTTGCCGGCCCGGATGAGCCGGTTTGGCTCACGCTGCGGGGCGAGCCCCGTCCTCTGTCCTACGAAGCCATGTGCGCCGTCCTGAGACGCTGCAACGACCTGCTCGGTTCGAACTGGACGCTGCACGATCTGCGGCACACGTTCGCGATCCGAGCGCTCGAGGGCGGGATGGGCCTTCACGAAGTCCAGCAGTTGCTGGGGCACCAGTCGCTGACTACGACCACGGTCTACGCGGTTCCACGTATGGAGGAAGTCATCGAGCATTACCGGGCCCAGCTGAGCAGCAGGACTTCCCCTGCCGCTGACAGTTCACCGGCCGGTCAGCCCTATTACCCTGATGAGTTACGCGTGCTTTGGGGGAACCAGTGA
- a CDS encoding FIMAH domain-containing protein — MRVTYTFDSDLPPTNGDGVIYSAYEPIHMIVELGDDCAAMSGSGASIDVLNGTGEPPSDSYAVSTVDPATAGKTLAGLQIQAVQFVLVDDDTTMFSDVSLPTSADFAASADFSQTLIQLTGDRRGILLFAERVPFQFSAYDPAGTLAALQESVASMQLNAGVKTSLQNRLTKVAGYIDGTSSKSNAKAEQELRGFIAQVQGLSGKGLTPAQAAHLIQQATSLIDQLPACA, encoded by the coding sequence GTGCGTGTCACCTACACGTTCGACTCGGATCTGCCACCAACCAACGGCGACGGAGTTATTTACTCGGCGTACGAACCGATCCATATGATCGTGGAATTGGGTGATGATTGTGCCGCCATGTCCGGTTCAGGGGCAAGCATTGATGTGCTCAACGGCACCGGAGAACCCCCCTCGGATTCCTATGCCGTCTCCACCGTTGATCCAGCTACTGCCGGTAAGACGCTGGCCGGCCTGCAGATTCAAGCCGTCCAGTTCGTTCTCGTCGACGACGACACCACCATGTTCTCCGACGTGTCGTTGCCGACGTCGGCGGATTTTGCCGCTTCAGCGGATTTTTCGCAGACCCTTATCCAACTGACTGGTGACCGTCGGGGGATTCTTCTGTTCGCAGAGCGCGTCCCCTTCCAGTTCTCCGCGTACGATCCGGCCGGAACGCTTGCGGCACTTCAGGAGAGCGTGGCGAGCATGCAGTTGAATGCAGGGGTGAAGACGTCGCTGCAGAACAGGCTCACCAAGGTCGCCGGCTACATTGACGGGACGTCATCAAAGAGCAACGCCAAGGCTGAACAGGAGCTCCGGGGATTCATCGCCCAGGTGCAAGGCCTGAGCGGCAAGGGGCTCACACCCGCGCAAGCTGCCCACCTGATTCAGCAAGCGACAAGTCTGATTGACCAACTGCCCGCTTGCGCCTGA
- a CDS encoding N-acetyltransferase, protein MSDELVIRQVWPAPHGHAVLSPFEASEDFEQACWQAHEIIAASPTDLFYTFTKAGQEVVRLIVVDHPELDPGYGVPEAAEGLEIDFMEVAQGRRRQGLGTQAMELLRRQHPGRTVFARPPENEDAFWQSLGWEHVRHAQDRDYPPLFLRR, encoded by the coding sequence GTGAGCGACGAACTGGTGATCAGACAGGTCTGGCCGGCCCCGCACGGGCATGCAGTTCTATCACCGTTTGAGGCATCAGAGGACTTCGAACAGGCCTGCTGGCAGGCCCACGAAATCATCGCAGCCTCCCCCACTGACCTGTTCTACACCTTCACCAAGGCAGGGCAGGAAGTCGTCCGCCTGATCGTCGTCGATCACCCGGAGCTCGACCCCGGTTACGGGGTCCCGGAAGCGGCGGAAGGCCTGGAAATCGACTTCATGGAAGTCGCCCAGGGCCGCCGCCGCCAGGGACTCGGCACACAGGCCATGGAACTGCTGCGCCGCCAGCATCCCGGCAGGACCGTTTTCGCCAGACCGCCCGAAAACGAGGACGCCTTCTGGCAGTCCCTAGGCTGGGAACACGTACGCCACGCACAGGACAGGGACTATCCCCCACTGTTCCTTCGGCGCTGA
- a CDS encoding helicase associated domain-containing protein, whose amino-acid sequence MTSRRQRRAPDAEWVLMYRNGLSRARIAALEKVPASTVAYHLSVAKAQDPGLQEAHDGAAGAAPAARVTVQTMQRMNDLIAMVRTGGRYPSSKAGGAAERSLAAWLQRRRHDAAEGRLAPEIRDGLACLPDWQGTPRAAADQERWQQRLAELAAYRAAGQDWPRHKSPDTDTEHDLGVWLHTQRYKLRRGELDPAKKKTLDAAVPGWSAGRTRGRKTRPAPDRQGQAGARLIL is encoded by the coding sequence GTGACGAGCAGACGCCAGCGCCGCGCCCCTGATGCTGAGTGGGTGCTGATGTACCGGAACGGACTGTCCCGTGCACGGATCGCTGCGCTCGAGAAAGTCCCGGCCAGCACGGTCGCCTACCACCTCTCCGTGGCCAAGGCCCAGGACCCGGGATTACAGGAGGCCCACGACGGAGCGGCCGGCGCAGCACCGGCGGCCCGGGTCACCGTACAAACGATGCAGCGGATGAACGATCTCATCGCCATGGTCCGGACCGGAGGCAGATACCCGTCCTCCAAAGCCGGCGGGGCGGCCGAGCGGTCGCTGGCCGCATGGCTGCAGCGCCGCCGCCATGACGCCGCGGAAGGACGCCTCGCCCCGGAGATCCGGGACGGGCTGGCGTGCCTGCCCGACTGGCAAGGGACCCCGCGCGCGGCCGCCGACCAGGAGCGCTGGCAGCAGCGGCTGGCCGAGCTGGCCGCGTACCGGGCGGCCGGCCAGGACTGGCCCCGCCATAAGAGCCCGGACACGGACACGGAACACGATCTGGGCGTCTGGCTACACACCCAGCGGTATAAGCTGCGCCGCGGCGAACTCGACCCGGCCAAGAAGAAGACCCTGGACGCAGCCGTGCCGGGCTGGTCCGCTGGCCGGACCCGGGGCAGGAAAACACGTCCCGCACCGGACAGGCAGGGGCAAGCCGGGGCTAGATTGATCCTGTGA
- a CDS encoding TRAFAC clade GTPase domain-containing protein: protein MEQNKVAREQQIAVFGESGSGKTVLLSSFYGLAVEQLLSGTEQFDVLAADNAQGRRLHQNYLGMKNSAVLPIQNRFAATAYAFSIKRKPGTASKARRKAPEELRLVWHDYPGEWFETEPSEPAEEERRIDTFRALLGSDVALVLVDGQRLLDNAGEEERYLKALLTNLSTQLLKLRDNLLEDGKPLVTFPRIWLMALSKADLLPDMDVIDFRDLLVEKAGAELNKLQDVIATFVEVPEALSVGDDFVLLSSAQFEPEKIEVTKRVGLDLILPIAAMLPFSRYVRWALAMRKGAKVAEHLLRVARPVADFIGNDRLVVLLARLPGPVGNAVALIGPFLMQTVLDLAGTKLLDMHAEAKAKHDFLNETLTGFQLELDRGDGEKVLLRSRV from the coding sequence ATGGAGCAGAATAAGGTCGCACGAGAGCAACAGATTGCCGTATTCGGCGAGAGCGGGAGTGGCAAGACGGTGCTTTTGTCCTCTTTCTACGGATTAGCGGTGGAGCAGCTGCTCTCCGGCACGGAGCAGTTTGACGTTCTCGCAGCCGATAACGCTCAAGGTCGGCGTTTGCATCAGAACTACCTCGGCATGAAGAATTCAGCTGTGCTACCGATTCAGAATCGGTTTGCTGCGACGGCTTACGCGTTTTCGATAAAACGCAAGCCGGGGACGGCTTCCAAGGCGAGGAGAAAGGCTCCCGAGGAACTGCGCTTGGTGTGGCACGACTACCCCGGCGAGTGGTTCGAAACGGAGCCGAGCGAGCCGGCAGAAGAAGAACGTCGAATCGACACGTTCCGAGCTCTGCTGGGTTCCGATGTCGCGCTCGTGTTGGTGGATGGCCAGCGGCTTCTCGACAATGCGGGCGAGGAGGAGCGATATCTCAAAGCGCTACTGACCAACCTCAGCACTCAGCTGCTCAAGCTGCGTGACAACCTTCTAGAAGATGGCAAACCGCTGGTGACGTTCCCGCGGATCTGGCTGATGGCACTGTCGAAAGCCGACCTGCTGCCTGACATGGATGTGATCGATTTCCGGGACCTGCTCGTAGAGAAAGCCGGAGCAGAGCTGAACAAACTGCAAGATGTGATTGCAACGTTCGTGGAGGTTCCTGAAGCGTTGTCAGTGGGGGACGATTTTGTGCTGCTTTCCTCGGCCCAGTTCGAGCCCGAGAAGATTGAGGTGACCAAGCGTGTGGGATTGGATTTGATCCTGCCGATTGCTGCAATGCTTCCCTTCTCTCGTTATGTGCGCTGGGCCCTCGCAATGCGAAAAGGCGCAAAGGTGGCCGAGCATTTGCTGCGCGTCGCCAGGCCGGTGGCCGATTTCATTGGCAACGATAGACTGGTCGTTCTCCTAGCCCGACTTCCTGGCCCGGTCGGCAACGCTGTGGCCTTGATAGGCCCTTTCCTTATGCAGACCGTGCTCGATCTCGCGGGGACCAAGCTGCTGGACATGCATGCGGAGGCGAAAGCAAAGCACGACTTCCTCAACGAAACGTTGACCGGTTTCCAGCTGGAGCTGGACCGTGGTGATGGTGAGAAGGTCCTGCTGCGGAGCCGCGTGTGA
- a CDS encoding serine/threonine-protein kinase, which translates to MRTGSTVVLDNGSWTLSDELGHGGFGEVYRGHQGAVEAAIKFIPKSKGVPREILLDIPKNARNVIPITGTGEDADNWIISMPVADHSLEKMLNAHGGKLPEDLAVMVLTHIAEALASLDGSIVHRDIKPGNILLFNAKWCLTDFGIARYAAAATGSLTHKGYGTAAYVAPELWLGQSATSQSDIYALGIVAYEIITGSLPFQGTEAEIAHGHLNVIPPSTGAPARLDWVILDSLSKPPSLRPTAEQFKVKLSQRAAVFNSKAAMAMGQANHELRSLEEQAEQRLRQAVAEAELRQHHVDRAGKLLSRIGEEVLTTLQGFADRVQSQPQKDGGGKLTFHKASLMISPIIPNTNGHLMAQEEDPFVVLATAHITLWQFSGVNGYPGRSHALWYADAKEEGNFQWYETAFIQNGGMQPTQRFRPFAAEFESREATAALRGEGNFLVAWPFAPLDADDLDEFIERWGVWFAQASKGELQAEQIHNIGDIQDSWRKA; encoded by the coding sequence ATGCGCACGGGTTCGACAGTTGTTTTAGATAACGGGTCTTGGACATTGTCGGATGAACTGGGACATGGTGGTTTTGGGGAGGTCTACCGTGGCCATCAGGGCGCGGTAGAGGCGGCAATTAAGTTCATACCTAAAAGTAAAGGTGTTCCAAGAGAGATATTGCTGGACATCCCCAAAAACGCTCGGAATGTCATCCCCATCACGGGTACTGGCGAAGACGCAGATAACTGGATCATTTCAATGCCGGTTGCGGACCATTCGCTTGAAAAGATGCTTAACGCCCACGGCGGCAAGCTTCCTGAGGATCTAGCCGTCATGGTCCTAACCCATATTGCCGAGGCGCTTGCCAGCCTCGACGGAAGTATCGTCCACCGGGACATCAAGCCGGGCAACATATTACTTTTCAACGCCAAGTGGTGTCTCACCGACTTTGGCATTGCCCGCTATGCTGCAGCAGCCACGGGAAGCTTGACTCACAAAGGGTACGGAACTGCAGCGTACGTTGCTCCCGAACTGTGGCTCGGTCAAAGTGCAACAAGCCAGAGCGACATCTACGCCCTAGGCATTGTGGCTTACGAGATCATCACGGGGAGTCTTCCGTTCCAAGGAACAGAAGCCGAAATCGCGCACGGCCACTTGAACGTTATTCCGCCTTCCACTGGTGCCCCGGCTCGGCTTGACTGGGTGATCCTGGACAGTCTGAGTAAACCGCCATCACTTAGGCCCACTGCTGAACAATTCAAGGTAAAGCTCAGCCAGAGGGCTGCCGTTTTCAATTCAAAGGCCGCTATGGCAATGGGGCAAGCTAACCACGAGTTGAGGAGCTTGGAGGAACAGGCGGAGCAACGGTTGCGCCAGGCGGTAGCCGAAGCGGAACTACGACAGCATCACGTAGACCGCGCCGGGAAGTTGCTTTCCCGCATTGGGGAGGAAGTTCTGACTACCCTCCAAGGCTTTGCTGATCGTGTGCAGTCCCAGCCACAAAAAGATGGGGGCGGAAAGTTGACCTTCCATAAAGCCTCCTTGATGATCTCGCCCATCATTCCGAATACCAACGGCCATCTCATGGCGCAGGAAGAGGACCCCTTCGTTGTGCTGGCTACTGCCCACATCACTCTGTGGCAGTTTTCCGGGGTTAATGGCTATCCCGGACGTTCGCATGCGCTGTGGTATGCGGACGCAAAGGAAGAGGGCAATTTCCAGTGGTATGAGACCGCCTTCATACAAAATGGCGGGATGCAGCCCACTCAGCGCTTTCGGCCGTTTGCCGCAGAGTTCGAGTCAAGGGAAGCCACGGCCGCACTCAGGGGAGAGGGCAATTTCCTCGTTGCTTGGCCGTTTGCACCCCTTGATGCTGACGACCTCGACGAGTTTATTGAACGTTGGGGAGTTTGGTTCGCACAAGCTTCTAAGGGGGAACTGCAGGCAGAGCAAATCCACAACATAGGTGACATTCAGGATTCTTGGCGTAAGGCTTAG
- a CDS encoding ATP-dependent DNA helicase, translating into MDLRLETQNNPLPTLLDRADMSEGREGKMRSLGGEFRSAEGGLVTTATASEGLALDTPIPAPKGWTTVGKLGAGDKIYGTTGEPVTVVEAFPVQTNRDCYRVTFRDGTSLVASDGNLWQARPTGWPASHNRVWTTRQMYDHSAKRWSILTPGPQQGPTRDLPVEPYLLGYWLGDGSTGACNITVGDEDLEVFTANMDAIGVEVHPVGAKKGNCTRMSFSSKVGFGADMGGTDARALRKLACFRNKHIPEEYLEGSISQRTALLQGLLDSDGWASGRGVGFCGRERLVNDVIRLLRSLGEKPMRTFAAHAQSRDGGTWRIHFIPRNITECFRLPRKQDRVNPAKRTTTAIESIEPVGSVLVRGIRVDTKDSLFQAGAGCQLTHNTRQLPPLPAQHGLF; encoded by the coding sequence ATGGACCTAAGACTGGAAACACAAAATAACCCACTCCCCACACTATTGGATCGGGCGGACATGTCAGAAGGGCGAGAGGGGAAAATGCGCTCCCTGGGTGGGGAGTTCCGGTCGGCAGAGGGTGGGCTCGTCACCACCGCCACCGCCAGTGAGGGCCTAGCCCTGGACACGCCCATCCCCGCACCGAAGGGCTGGACCACCGTGGGGAAGCTTGGGGCCGGGGACAAGATCTACGGCACCACTGGGGAACCTGTAACCGTTGTCGAGGCTTTCCCCGTACAGACCAACCGGGACTGCTATCGTGTTACGTTCCGGGACGGAACCTCGCTCGTGGCCTCAGACGGAAACCTGTGGCAGGCTCGGCCCACGGGCTGGCCGGCATCGCACAACCGCGTCTGGACAACGCGCCAGATGTATGACCACAGCGCGAAGCGGTGGAGCATACTAACCCCCGGGCCACAGCAGGGGCCTACCCGCGATCTTCCGGTTGAACCTTACCTTCTCGGTTACTGGCTGGGCGACGGCAGTACGGGAGCCTGCAACATCACGGTCGGCGATGAAGACCTGGAAGTTTTCACTGCCAACATGGATGCCATCGGGGTAGAAGTCCACCCAGTCGGAGCAAAAAAGGGCAATTGCACCCGCATGTCTTTTTCGTCCAAGGTTGGCTTTGGTGCTGACATGGGCGGAACCGACGCACGGGCGCTTCGCAAGCTCGCCTGCTTTCGCAACAAGCACATCCCCGAAGAGTACCTGGAGGGGTCGATCTCGCAGCGGACGGCCCTGCTGCAGGGCCTGCTCGACTCGGACGGCTGGGCGAGCGGGCGCGGGGTTGGCTTTTGCGGGCGCGAACGACTGGTCAACGATGTCATCAGACTTCTGCGGTCACTGGGAGAAAAGCCCATGAGGACCTTCGCCGCCCATGCTCAGTCCCGGGACGGTGGAACTTGGAGGATTCACTTTATTCCTCGGAACATCACCGAATGTTTTCGCCTTCCGCGCAAACAGGATCGGGTCAATCCGGCCAAACGAACGACCACGGCAATTGAATCCATCGAACCGGTCGGGTCCGTGCTGGTCCGAGGCATCCGAGTGGATACCAAGGACTCGCTCTTCCAGGCGGGCGCGGGATGCCAGCTCACTCACAACACACGCCAATTGCCCCCATTGCCAGCGCAGCACGGGCTTTTTTAG
- a CDS encoding GNAT family N-acetyltransferase has protein sequence MNLVFRQATSADYSEVRRITPEAYLHAGHFTADHPYMSVLVNVEHRAEHAEVWVAEASGAVVAAVTLTFAGQPYSEIAVENELEFRMLAVDPAVQGGGIGRTVVRQVMEHAQSLPGISAISITSATFMERAHGLYESLGFKRAPARDWYVPGEDVLLWVFRQEL, from the coding sequence GTGAACCTGGTTTTTAGGCAGGCAACGTCCGCCGATTATTCAGAGGTCCGGAGAATCACGCCGGAGGCGTATCTCCATGCCGGGCATTTCACGGCCGACCATCCGTACATGAGCGTGCTGGTGAACGTGGAACACCGGGCGGAGCATGCCGAGGTGTGGGTGGCCGAAGCCTCAGGCGCTGTGGTCGCGGCCGTGACGCTGACCTTCGCTGGCCAGCCGTACAGCGAGATCGCGGTGGAAAATGAGCTCGAGTTCCGGATGCTGGCGGTCGATCCGGCGGTTCAGGGCGGCGGGATTGGGCGGACCGTTGTTCGCCAGGTCATGGAACATGCCCAGTCCCTGCCGGGCATCAGTGCAATCAGCATTACGAGTGCGACGTTCATGGAACGGGCCCACGGCCTTTACGAATCCCTCGGCTTCAAGCGCGCTCCCGCCCGGGACTGGTATGTGCCGGGCGAGGATGTACTTCTCTGGGTGTTCCGGCAGGAGCTGTAA